A single region of the Vibrio cyclitrophicus genome encodes:
- a CDS encoding TetR/AcrR family transcriptional regulator, with protein MNEEKKASRGRPKKFDRNHVLEIAQQSYWKLGINQVSINELCKLANVSKPSIYREFGGEDGLMCAVLEHYESTVLSPMLDLLSKEAPFNEVLQDLAFYSTSEVQDSDMPKGCLFTNMKELRLCLGEDTVEQINRTYDDVIKVFEQWINGAKEKVEFKAADMDSRFAAIYIYSQISFAQSQMMKGEASEDVRAILQVALSMF; from the coding sequence ATGAATGAAGAAAAAAAGGCATCTCGTGGTCGTCCCAAAAAATTCGACCGTAATCATGTGTTAGAGATTGCACAGCAAAGCTATTGGAAACTCGGTATCAATCAGGTATCGATAAATGAATTGTGTAAACTGGCAAACGTATCCAAACCGAGTATCTATCGTGAATTTGGTGGGGAAGATGGCTTGATGTGTGCGGTGCTAGAGCACTACGAGAGTACGGTACTCAGTCCAATGCTCGACCTTTTAAGTAAGGAGGCTCCGTTTAATGAGGTTCTCCAGGATCTTGCCTTCTATAGCACAAGTGAGGTTCAAGACTCTGACATGCCGAAAGGCTGCCTCTTCACAAATATGAAGGAGTTACGTTTGTGTTTAGGCGAAGATACAGTGGAGCAAATTAATCGAACTTATGACGATGTAATAAAGGTATTTGAACAGTGGATCAATGGGGCAAAAGAGAAGGTTGAATTTAAGGCCGCTGATATGGATAGTCGGTTTGCCGCAATCTACATTTATTCTCAAATCAGCTTTGCGCAATCTCAGATGATGAAAGGCGAAGCAAGTGAAGATGTTCGGGCTATATTACAGGTTGCTCTCTCCATGTTTTGA
- a CDS encoding iron ABC transporter permease, with product MGFLLLVIFGYFIAVPVLSLLFDAVQVQFGDERRIGHLTGEWTDYYLVRTLLSPISESLFWLPLSHTLRVSLGVIVISLSLGSVLAWLVSRSDMFGKKWFATALIVPYMLPAWTFAMAWSTIFRNRTTGGQQGWLENLGITTPDWLAYGELPIIVILSLNYIPFVILLLGNALRSFDSQLEDSARILGAKPRTITFKIIVPLMMPALMSASVLIFAKVLGEFGVSYILGLPVNYEVLSTSLYRSIESRQTGVAAVLAGAIMFFGVVSLLIDALLLKEAKRFVTVGSKGVMHKSSPLGQWRLPATLLSATVFLGSVAVPLTVLALSTVMRIPGDFSFSNFTFDYWIGSGLSTIAESSGILLSSNLWSAVWNTLWIVSIASICSGVLGLLVGYVVVRSPIKVLSTALRHITFFPYLVPGIAFAAAYLSLFAVERGPMPALYGTVTLLILALIADEMPYASRAGISAMMQLGKDPEEAAQMAGAGWMTRMRHIVLPIQKGSLVTGILLPFISGINGLSLFIILAVPSTDVLTTYALRLIDYNYTQAANAVVLIICFIAFIGTYFTQKLTKTNLAEGLGS from the coding sequence ATGGGTTTTCTGCTATTGGTCATCTTCGGCTATTTTATTGCTGTGCCTGTGCTGTCTTTATTGTTCGATGCTGTGCAAGTGCAATTTGGCGATGAACGTAGAATTGGTCATTTAACAGGAGAGTGGACCGATTACTATTTAGTTCGAACGTTGTTGTCACCTATTTCAGAATCGCTTTTTTGGCTGCCATTAAGTCACACATTACGCGTTAGTCTAGGCGTAATCGTAATATCGTTAAGTCTAGGAAGTGTTTTGGCTTGGCTGGTGAGCCGTAGTGATATGTTTGGAAAAAAGTGGTTTGCAACTGCGCTTATTGTTCCTTACATGTTGCCAGCATGGACGTTCGCTATGGCCTGGTCCACGATATTTAGAAATCGTACCACGGGCGGTCAACAAGGTTGGTTAGAAAATTTAGGCATAACAACGCCTGACTGGTTAGCTTATGGTGAACTGCCAATCATTGTCATACTTTCATTAAATTACATTCCATTTGTCATTTTACTCCTCGGTAACGCACTGCGTTCATTTGACTCACAACTTGAGGATTCAGCGCGAATACTAGGCGCTAAGCCAAGAACTATTACCTTTAAGATCATCGTTCCTTTAATGATGCCAGCGCTTATGTCAGCGAGTGTACTTATATTTGCTAAGGTATTGGGTGAATTTGGTGTGTCTTACATACTCGGTCTACCTGTTAATTATGAAGTGTTATCAACGTCATTGTATCGAAGCATTGAATCGCGACAAACCGGCGTAGCGGCAGTATTGGCAGGGGCTATCATGTTCTTTGGTGTTGTATCACTGCTGATAGACGCTTTACTCCTTAAAGAAGCAAAACGCTTTGTGACGGTTGGTAGTAAGGGCGTTATGCATAAGTCTAGTCCACTTGGTCAGTGGCGATTACCTGCAACCTTATTGTCAGCCACGGTATTTTTAGGTTCAGTAGCAGTCCCGCTGACGGTACTCGCGCTTTCTACTGTGATGAGAATTCCAGGTGATTTTTCATTCTCTAATTTTACTTTTGATTATTGGATTGGTTCTGGCCTTTCAACGATTGCTGAGAGCAGCGGCATTTTACTTAGCTCAAATTTATGGAGCGCAGTGTGGAATACATTGTGGATCGTAAGTATTGCTTCTATTTGTTCAGGGGTACTAGGTTTGTTAGTGGGTTATGTCGTCGTACGTAGCCCAATTAAAGTGCTAAGTACCGCGTTACGTCATATCACTTTCTTTCCATATTTGGTGCCTGGAATTGCTTTTGCTGCGGCTTACCTCTCTTTATTTGCAGTGGAAAGAGGTCCCATGCCAGCACTATACGGCACTGTCACCTTGCTTATTTTAGCGCTAATTGCCGATGAGATGCCTTACGCTTCGCGTGCCGGTATATCGGCAATGATGCAGCTGGGTAAAGACCCTGAAGAAGCGGCGCAAATGGCCGGAGCAGGGTGGATGACGAGAATGCGTCACATTGTTTTGCCTATTCAAAAAGGGTCATTGGTCACAGGGATACTGTTGCCTTTTATCTCTGGTATCAATGGGTTAAGCCTGTTCATTATTTTGGCCGTACCATCGACAGATGTACTTACTACCTATGCATTAAGACTTATTGATTACAACTACACCCAAGCCGCTAATGCGGTGGTACTCATTATTTGTTTTATCGCCTTTATTGGCACTTATTTTACTCAAAAACTCACTAAAACCAATCTTGCAGAAGGACTAGGAAGCTAA
- a CDS encoding ABC transporter ATP-binding protein, whose amino-acid sequence MPNIHLNQVCKQFERGAGQAVNQLDLSINEGEFMCILGPSGCGKTTTLRMIAGLENVSSGKIVLGDTIVDSKEDGVFLPSEKRKLGLVFQSYALWPHMTVEKNIEFGLKLRKFDKKKRLDIIQSVMETLSIEKYRSRYPSQLSGGQQQRVALARMLAVQPDILLMDEPLSNLDARLRLEMRTELKRIHSTYNTTIVFVTHDQWEAMALATKIAVMKDGELQQVGTPNDIYDRPANRFVAEFVGTPPINIVELDQPSLCSEFIRHYLENHLGNIETNCSVGIRPERIKIVDSEHAQDSKVLNLKARLESILPTGGSWILELTIADHKIHINTQTPTTYVEGDIMNLSISPQDILLFNADGLRIDWPSISNHQVHTPEPNTNDELGLIL is encoded by the coding sequence ATGCCAAATATCCACTTAAACCAAGTTTGTAAACAATTTGAACGTGGGGCAGGACAGGCTGTTAATCAATTAGATCTATCGATTAATGAAGGCGAGTTCATGTGTATCCTTGGCCCTTCTGGCTGCGGAAAAACGACAACATTAAGAATGATCGCGGGCTTAGAAAATGTATCTTCTGGAAAGATAGTGCTAGGCGATACCATTGTTGACTCTAAAGAGGATGGCGTATTCCTGCCCTCAGAAAAGCGCAAGCTGGGTTTAGTTTTTCAAAGCTATGCACTTTGGCCTCACATGACAGTGGAAAAAAATATCGAATTTGGCCTCAAATTACGAAAGTTTGATAAAAAAAAGCGTCTGGATATTATTCAGTCTGTAATGGAAACATTGAGCATTGAAAAATATCGTTCTCGTTATCCGTCACAACTTTCAGGAGGCCAGCAACAACGAGTGGCGTTAGCGAGGATGTTGGCGGTTCAACCAGATATCCTGTTGATGGATGAACCGTTATCAAATCTAGATGCTCGACTTAGACTTGAAATGCGTACTGAATTAAAACGTATTCACTCTACTTACAATACAACCATCGTTTTCGTCACACACGATCAATGGGAAGCAATGGCGCTCGCTACCAAAATAGCAGTAATGAAAGATGGTGAGTTGCAACAAGTGGGTACCCCAAACGATATTTATGATCGTCCTGCAAATCGATTTGTTGCAGAGTTTGTTGGTACACCGCCAATCAATATTGTGGAGTTAGACCAACCATCACTATGCAGTGAATTCATTAGACATTATTTAGAGAACCACCTCGGGAATATAGAAACAAACTGTTCTGTCGGTATTCGTCCAGAACGAATTAAGATCGTTGATTCCGAACATGCGCAAGATAGTAAGGTACTTAACTTAAAAGCTCGACTCGAAAGTATTTTACCGACAGGTGGCAGTTGGATTCTCGAACTTACCATCGCCGATCATAAGATACATATTAATACGCAAACTCCAACTACTTATGTGGAGGGCGACATCATGAACCTGTCTATTTCTCCTCAAGATATTCTTTTGTTTAATGCTGATGGTTTGCGAATTGACTGGCCTTCCATAAGCAATCATCAAGTACATACCCCTGAACCTAATACTAATGACGAACTAGGACTCATATTGTGA
- a CDS encoding ABC transporter substrate-binding protein codes for MNTFKTTVFSISLAAAFAPTALLASTEDDKNLERLITAAQNEAPITVYAPSGKIVQTAENFTKKYGIQAVGTKVSSSAQVEMMIREYRANNVRGDVIITGDASATVAQLLPMDVVESWVSPTLANDIADYAKDPLVVFGDPAVWTYNTEVHSECPVNNIWALTDSQWNRKVAIPDPLNKASFLDWFNQLEMHHDKAIAEAYQEYFGKPLDISKESATVSWVKALAKNSPLPTDSDSAAGDTVGAPGQTDTFVGFMSTAKYRDVAQGKVHLGICDTMSPFVGWSTPGYGVVSTKTQSPNAAKLFLHFLMTEEGISNQTVDGKMSGNQSIPVNPNEASGVQNVYSHVLQYNATTGMDDFDNRQDWADIWRINFTR; via the coding sequence ATGAACACTTTTAAAACCACAGTATTTTCAATCTCGTTGGCGGCGGCATTTGCCCCTACAGCATTGCTTGCGTCGACAGAAGATGACAAAAACTTAGAACGGTTAATTACGGCAGCTCAAAATGAAGCACCAATAACCGTTTATGCTCCTTCAGGAAAGATCGTTCAGACAGCTGAAAATTTCACTAAAAAATACGGGATTCAAGCGGTAGGTACTAAGGTAAGCAGTTCTGCTCAAGTTGAAATGATGATACGTGAATATCGAGCGAATAATGTTCGTGGAGATGTGATTATAACTGGAGATGCTTCAGCAACAGTTGCTCAATTGCTTCCAATGGATGTGGTTGAGTCATGGGTTTCACCAACTCTTGCAAACGACATTGCCGATTATGCAAAAGACCCTTTGGTGGTTTTTGGCGACCCTGCTGTTTGGACCTACAATACCGAAGTTCATTCTGAATGCCCTGTGAATAATATTTGGGCTCTAACCGATTCACAATGGAATAGAAAAGTCGCAATACCTGATCCTTTGAATAAAGCGAGCTTTCTTGATTGGTTTAACCAACTCGAGATGCATCATGACAAGGCTATCGCAGAAGCTTACCAAGAATACTTTGGAAAGCCATTGGATATAAGCAAAGAGTCGGCAACGGTCAGTTGGGTAAAAGCACTCGCCAAAAACTCCCCTTTACCAACAGACTCTGATTCTGCAGCAGGTGATACCGTAGGTGCTCCTGGCCAAACCGACACGTTTGTCGGATTTATGTCTACCGCTAAATACCGTGACGTGGCTCAGGGTAAAGTTCACCTTGGCATTTGTGACACTATGTCTCCGTTTGTTGGGTGGTCAACTCCTGGTTATGGGGTCGTATCAACCAAGACTCAAAGTCCTAATGCCGCGAAACTATTTCTGCATTTTCTTATGACTGAAGAAGGCATTAGCAACCAAACCGTTGATGGAAAAATGTCAGGAAATCAATCTATACCGGTAAATCCGAACGAAGCATCGGGCGTTCAAAACGTTTATTCACATGTACTGCAATACAATGCGACGACAGGCATGGATGACTTTGATAACCGACAGGATTGGGCCGATATTTGGCGTATTAATTTCACTCGATAA
- a CDS encoding inositol monophosphatase, whose amino-acid sequence MQQAVETHINNETGADLSQRLQVAIEIIKEAGKLARQAFITMTPDKIGYKGPQDFLTETDLAVELLIRERLMAAFPNDSVYGEETGGEIGSNTWILDPIDGTANFARGIPHFCIVIAYVCDNDTKLGLIFDPIHDELFTAEKGKGSNFNGCSLQVAQTNSFDEASFELGWNQRSSEENYFSVHKKLCHLGANVRRSASGALALAYVAKGRTDGYVELHMNPWDCLAGLLLVKESGGVVNNYTQMTDWHEGGPVFAVIPSLAEAVAEKVSIEIEQCA is encoded by the coding sequence ATGCAACAAGCAGTAGAAACACACATCAACAATGAAACAGGCGCTGATTTGAGTCAGCGACTACAAGTTGCGATCGAAATAATAAAAGAAGCGGGCAAGCTGGCTCGACAAGCTTTTATAACAATGACGCCGGATAAAATTGGATATAAAGGGCCACAGGATTTTCTTACGGAGACTGATCTTGCTGTTGAACTACTGATCCGTGAACGTTTAATGGCTGCTTTTCCCAATGATTCTGTTTACGGAGAAGAAACCGGTGGTGAGATCGGTTCAAATACGTGGATTTTAGACCCCATTGACGGTACAGCAAATTTCGCCAGAGGCATTCCACACTTTTGTATTGTAATAGCTTATGTATGTGACAACGACACAAAGTTGGGGCTGATATTCGATCCTATACATGATGAGTTGTTCACAGCAGAAAAAGGAAAAGGCTCGAACTTCAATGGCTGTTCTTTACAAGTAGCCCAAACGAATTCGTTTGATGAAGCAAGCTTTGAACTTGGGTGGAATCAACGTTCAAGCGAAGAAAACTATTTCTCTGTACATAAGAAGCTGTGTCATTTAGGCGCTAATGTCCGACGAAGTGCTTCTGGCGCCCTCGCGTTGGCTTATGTCGCCAAAGGAAGAACCGATGGTTATGTGGAGTTGCATATGAACCCATGGGATTGCTTAGCTGGACTATTGCTGGTTAAAGAGTCTGGTGGCGTAGTTAACAATTACACGCAAATGACCGATTGGCATGAAGGAGGTCCGGTTTTTGCTGTTATCCCTTCATTGGCAGAAGCTGTTGCCGAAAAAGTATCAATTGAAATAGAGCAATGTGCTTAA
- a CDS encoding dual specificity protein phosphatase family protein, which produces MISPVYERDAAHLVANNIGSNGQNLYLGGYDSARDQDLHKELGITTIVNCAVNLDINYVNTPYLEQEGAKLAAGCGGVRTYKMGLIDGPGNPHQMILAGYYLLDGAFNQILPNKPSYPTREQGNVLIHCRGGRSRSVAIASLFMHRKQPELYPTLQSAIDAVRERRELRSDEWFETPKPSLIEAIEKANAMLDLLDEHGFNN; this is translated from the coding sequence ATTATATCTCCTGTTTATGAACGCGATGCAGCACATTTAGTGGCCAATAATATTGGTTCAAATGGACAGAACCTGTATCTAGGTGGATACGATTCAGCTAGAGACCAGGATTTACATAAAGAGCTTGGGATTACTACCATTGTTAATTGTGCCGTTAACCTAGATATAAATTACGTTAACACCCCATACTTGGAGCAAGAAGGAGCAAAACTTGCCGCTGGGTGTGGAGGCGTTCGCACATACAAAATGGGGCTTATTGACGGCCCGGGTAATCCACATCAAATGATTCTAGCGGGTTACTATCTACTTGATGGAGCATTCAACCAAATATTGCCAAACAAACCTAGCTACCCAACAAGAGAGCAGGGCAACGTTCTTATTCATTGCAGAGGTGGAAGAAGTCGATCGGTCGCGATTGCCTCTTTGTTTATGCATAGAAAACAACCTGAGCTATACCCGACATTACAATCTGCAATAGACGCAGTTCGCGAACGACGAGAACTACGATCAGACGAATGGTTTGAGACACCAAAGCCGAGTCTAATCGAAGCAATCGAAAAGGCCAATGCGATGTTAGATTTGCTAGACGAACATGGTTTCAACAATTGA
- a CDS encoding substrate-binding domain-containing protein, translating into MTSSTNSFISAQQVADLAGVSRSAVSRTFTEGASVSAKTRERVLNAAAELGYHVNHLAKGLHDKSNIVSLITTDINTPFQSRFIDTLSRNLQKINKVTMLINTKSDDGSVTEALNQTLNFRAEVSVVLSGQPSKALIDQCIRNGQRVILVNRNYVHPDADNIRVDNSGSAKKALDILLSQGCKNIALVNSDINSSSLMARETGFLNAAKQEKLSIQVLRYGDSSYASGALLAKRLNRHIDGVFCVTDLLACGLMDSLKSQGINVPEDIAIVGFDDIEQASWDSYQLTTFRQPIDKITSHIIERIQATTDAPNIDYQYTLDAVKRQTTKQ; encoded by the coding sequence ATGACCAGTTCAACTAACAGTTTCATTAGCGCTCAGCAAGTTGCAGACTTAGCGGGAGTATCTCGTTCAGCTGTTTCTCGAACATTTACCGAAGGGGCAAGTGTTTCAGCTAAAACAAGGGAACGAGTACTAAATGCCGCTGCTGAGCTTGGGTATCATGTAAACCACCTTGCCAAAGGCTTACATGACAAAAGCAATATTGTAAGTTTGATCACCACAGATATTAACACGCCATTTCAATCTCGTTTCATTGACACCCTGTCCCGAAATCTCCAGAAAATTAATAAAGTCACCATGCTAATTAACACCAAAAGTGACGATGGAAGCGTAACCGAAGCTTTAAATCAGACATTGAATTTTCGTGCTGAAGTCTCCGTGGTTTTATCGGGCCAACCCTCCAAAGCACTTATTGATCAATGCATAAGAAATGGACAACGGGTTATTTTAGTCAACCGTAACTATGTTCATCCCGACGCCGATAATATTCGTGTTGATAACAGTGGCTCAGCTAAAAAAGCGTTAGATATTCTACTTAGTCAAGGGTGTAAGAATATCGCTTTGGTCAATTCAGATATTAACTCCTCAAGTCTTATGGCACGTGAGACGGGCTTTTTGAATGCCGCAAAGCAAGAAAAATTATCGATTCAAGTTCTACGTTATGGCGATTCTTCTTACGCTTCTGGTGCGCTTCTCGCTAAGCGTTTAAATCGACATATTGATGGCGTATTTTGTGTGACCGATCTTCTTGCTTGTGGATTGATGGACAGCCTGAAATCTCAAGGTATTAATGTGCCAGAGGATATCGCTATCGTCGGTTTTGATGACATTGAGCAAGCAAGTTGGGACAGCTACCAACTCACTACATTTAGACAACCTATTGATAAAATCACATCGCATATCATTGAGCGCATACAAGCTACAACTGACGCGCCTAATATTGATTACCAGTACACACTTGATGCGGTAAAACGTCAAACCACCAAGCAATAG
- a CDS encoding LysR family transcriptional regulator — protein sequence MMLDINLLKTFVTLAEYKHFGKAANALHMTQPNVSLHLKQLEQLTRIKLIERSPFQLTQAGERLLETSYRTLLELQICQADLNAINDLKKGTLTIAVSDIISRILLIRPFQKFKAEYPGIDLTLLNTTSSQASNLVKNAQADLGFVIAKDQLNESLHFTQLQELTWCALGNGFDLNNAHGNYKQALALKAEVKGEQKPKSEADPEADELTLILLGHDTRTRDFIDEGLPRLNLPNYRVMEVGSVDAQIDWAEAGFGVAIIPEFAISTKHHLNSKVTPLADFCSTSLGYIVRQNQVLSKATKQLLGWVNDEIIRLQQRDNNNNREE from the coding sequence ATGATGCTTGATATTAATTTGTTGAAAACGTTTGTCACGTTAGCTGAATATAAGCATTTCGGTAAAGCGGCTAACGCACTCCATATGACTCAGCCTAATGTAAGTTTGCACTTAAAACAACTAGAGCAACTTACGCGTATTAAGTTGATAGAGAGAAGCCCATTTCAGCTAACTCAAGCGGGTGAAAGGTTATTAGAAACGAGTTATAGAACATTATTGGAACTGCAAATATGTCAGGCGGATCTCAATGCAATTAATGATCTTAAAAAAGGAACGTTAACCATTGCTGTGAGTGACATTATTTCTCGGATATTACTCATTCGTCCTTTCCAGAAGTTTAAGGCGGAATATCCGGGTATTGACCTAACACTATTGAATACCACGTCATCTCAGGCATCTAACCTAGTCAAAAATGCGCAAGCTGACCTCGGTTTTGTCATAGCCAAAGACCAGCTCAATGAGTCACTGCATTTTACGCAGCTGCAAGAGCTGACTTGGTGCGCGTTGGGTAATGGGTTTGATTTAAATAATGCGCATGGCAATTATAAGCAGGCTCTTGCACTTAAAGCTGAGGTGAAAGGAGAACAGAAGCCTAAGTCAGAAGCAGATCCAGAAGCTGATGAGTTAACCCTGATTTTACTCGGGCATGATACGCGAACGCGTGATTTCATCGATGAAGGCTTACCTAGACTCAATTTACCGAATTACAGAGTGATGGAAGTAGGCAGTGTTGATGCTCAAATCGATTGGGCTGAAGCCGGCTTCGGTGTCGCTATCATTCCTGAGTTTGCCATCTCAACAAAGCATCACTTAAATTCTAAAGTCACGCCTTTAGCGGACTTTTGTAGTACGAGCCTTGGCTATATTGTTAGACAAAATCAAGTCTTATCCAAAGCGACCAAGCAACTTTTAGGCTGGGTGAATGACGAGATTATTCGATTGCAGCAAAGAGATAATAATAACAACAGAGAGGAATAA
- a CDS encoding DeoR family transcriptional regulator, with translation MLKLERHKHIVALLGQQGALLVNQIAEMLSVSRETICRDLTELAKYK, from the coding sequence ATGCTGAAGTTAGAACGTCACAAGCATATCGTTGCGTTGCTTGGTCAGCAGGGCGCACTACTGGTGAACCAAATTGCCGAGATGCTCTCCGTGTCTCGTGAAACGATTTGTCGAGATCTAACGGAACTGGCTAAGTATAAATGA
- a CDS encoding NERD domain-containing protein has protein sequence MITKDRDSKINNSLQQKAGAKVEQDVAFYLRREFGDANDVFIINDLRIQFKNETAQIDHLVLYNKGFIIIESKSIRGEVKVNNQLEWSRTVRGKWTGMPSPIEQAKLQTKLLKALLNDNAKSLLDRIAFLQGYFGGRCWDQLCAASNDALIDRTSIPKDISKKLIKAESIGSCAKSLIKKHRVGSILNPNPTFNRDELYRLVHFLNEQHVPTSSPAPKVHIEELSKTEKVDLVPAQETVEEAKVPQIRHGFNCKKCQSPQTEPRYGKYGYYVYCPQCKVNTAMRISCHSCQSNSAKVSKKKNTYSIACSCGEGTQVVFP, from the coding sequence ATGATTACTAAGGATAGAGATTCAAAAATCAACAACAGTCTTCAACAGAAAGCTGGCGCAAAAGTAGAGCAAGATGTCGCGTTTTACTTACGCAGAGAGTTTGGCGATGCAAATGACGTTTTCATTATCAATGACCTACGCATACAGTTTAAAAATGAAACTGCTCAGATCGATCACTTAGTCCTTTATAACAAAGGATTTATCATTATTGAGTCGAAATCGATTCGTGGTGAGGTTAAGGTCAACAATCAACTCGAATGGAGTCGAACCGTACGAGGGAAGTGGACAGGAATGCCCTCGCCTATCGAACAAGCTAAGTTACAAACCAAACTATTGAAAGCACTTTTAAATGACAACGCTAAGTCGTTACTAGACCGGATTGCATTTTTACAAGGGTACTTTGGTGGTCGCTGTTGGGATCAACTCTGTGCCGCGTCCAATGACGCTCTAATCGATCGAACGTCTATCCCTAAAGATATATCGAAGAAGCTCATTAAAGCTGAATCTATTGGTAGCTGCGCTAAGAGTCTCATCAAAAAGCACCGCGTAGGTTCAATACTAAATCCGAATCCTACGTTTAATCGTGATGAACTGTACCGCCTAGTTCACTTTCTAAACGAACAACATGTGCCTACGTCTTCTCCGGCTCCCAAAGTACATATCGAAGAATTGAGCAAAACTGAAAAGGTAGACTTGGTTCCAGCTCAAGAAACAGTTGAAGAAGCTAAAGTTCCACAAATAAGGCATGGTTTTAATTGTAAGAAGTGTCAAAGCCCGCAGACCGAGCCGAGGTATGGAAAGTATGGGTATTACGTCTACTGCCCACAATGTAAGGTGAATACTGCAATGCGTATTAGTTGCCATTCTTGCCAATCTAATTCAGCTAAAGTCAGCAAGAAAAAGAACACGTACTCAATTGCATGCTCTTGTGGTGAAGGAACTCAAGTCGTATTTCCATAA
- a CDS encoding type II toxin-antitoxin system RelE/ParE family toxin codes for MTYKLDFKKSALKEWKKLGSTLQQQFKKKLIERLDNPHVPASKLSGADNMYKIKLRQSGYRLVYRVEDDVIIVTVLAVGKRERSDVYRKAMKRLDD; via the coding sequence ATGACCTATAAACTCGACTTTAAAAAGAGCGCACTCAAAGAGTGGAAAAAGCTTGGCTCAACGCTTCAACAACAATTTAAGAAAAAGCTAATCGAGCGCTTAGATAACCCGCATGTTCCGGCTTCAAAACTCTCTGGAGCTGACAACATGTATAAGATTAAGCTTCGCCAATCGGGCTACCGTCTCGTCTACAGAGTTGAAGACGATGTCATCATTGTAACCGTCTTAGCAGTCGGAAAACGCGAACGTAGCGATGTTTACCGTAAAGCTATGAAAAGGTTAGATGATTGA
- a CDS encoding type II toxin-antitoxin system Phd/YefM family antitoxin encodes MTTRILADVAASITELKANPMKVATSAYGEPVAVLNRNEPAFYCVPAEAYEMMMDRLEDLELLTIAKERESEESISVNIDDL; translated from the coding sequence ATGACCACTAGAATTTTAGCCGATGTTGCTGCAAGCATTACTGAATTAAAAGCTAACCCTATGAAAGTTGCAACTAGTGCTTACGGTGAACCTGTTGCTGTACTGAACCGAAATGAGCCAGCATTTTATTGCGTACCAGCCGAAGCGTACGAAATGATGATGGACAGACTCGAAGATCTTGAACTACTAACTATTGCGAAAGAGCGTGAATCTGAAGAGAGCATTTCGGTAAATATTGATGACCTATAA
- a CDS encoding DUF3265 domain-containing protein has translation MIRNAWHFYYALVYVFKVLCGG, from the coding sequence GTGATTCGCAACGCGTGGCATTTTTACTATGCGTTGGTTTATGTGTTTAAGGTATTATGCGGAGGATAA